A genomic window from Flavobacterium hankyongi includes:
- the prmC gene encoding peptide chain release factor N(5)-glutamine methyltransferase, whose amino-acid sequence MYLKEYKIQFTKELSSIYDEHEIDSFFYILLDAFHGMKRVDLAINHNMELDTMQLLQWETVLSQLVEEKPIQYILGETEFYGLPFYVNENTLIPRPETEELVDWIIKETKDKSQNSKVRILDIGTGTGCIAISLAKNLTNAEVYALDVSEKALVIAAKNANRNNVEITFLNQSVLETNDLEQKFDIIVSNPPYVRNLEKQEIKKNVLDFEPHLALFVEDNDALLFYRKITELAQKNLSEKGMLFFEINQYLGKEMFALLENNNFLNIELRKDIYGNDRMIKGEI is encoded by the coding sequence ATGTATTTAAAAGAATATAAAATTCAATTTACTAAAGAGTTGTCGTCGATTTATGATGAGCACGAAATAGATAGTTTTTTTTACATACTGCTTGATGCTTTTCATGGGATGAAAAGGGTTGATTTAGCTATAAATCATAATATGGAATTAGACACCATGCAATTATTGCAATGGGAAACAGTTTTGTCTCAACTTGTAGAGGAAAAACCCATACAATATATATTAGGAGAAACCGAGTTTTATGGTTTACCGTTTTATGTGAATGAAAATACATTAATTCCGAGGCCAGAAACAGAAGAATTAGTCGATTGGATTATTAAAGAGACAAAGGATAAAAGTCAAAATTCGAAAGTGAGAATTTTGGACATAGGAACGGGAACAGGTTGTATTGCTATTTCTTTAGCAAAGAATTTAACTAATGCAGAAGTATATGCTTTAGATGTTTCAGAAAAAGCATTGGTGATAGCTGCTAAAAATGCTAACAGAAACAATGTTGAAATTACTTTTCTTAACCAAAGTGTTTTAGAAACCAATGACCTTGAACAGAAATTTGATATTATAGTTTCTAATCCGCCGTATGTTCGTAATCTTGAAAAACAGGAAATCAAGAAAAATGTATTAGACTTCGAACCACATTTAGCGCTATTCGTTGAAGATAATGACGCTCTATTGTTTTATCGAAAGATAACAGAATTGGCTCAAAAAAATCTATCAGAAAAGGGAATGTTATTCTTTGAAATCAATCAGTACTTGGGGAAAGAAATGTTTGCTCTACTAGAAAACAATAATTTTTTAAATATCGAACTTCGAAAAGATATTTACGGCAATGACCGAATGATTAAAGGTGAAATATAA
- a CDS encoding GNAT family N-acetyltransferase, with translation MLIREIQAQDNIQVAKVVRTVLEEFNVPKVGTAYADPELDKMYEAYQKSNSAYFVVENEDRIVGVAGISPLANGNPEVCELQKMYFLPETRGLGIGTQMMEVCLTKAKEFGFKQCYLETMPYMEAAQKLYKKSGFEYLDEPMGCTGHSACPVWMIKSL, from the coding sequence ATGTTGATTCGAGAAATACAAGCACAAGACAATATTCAAGTAGCCAAAGTTGTTCGAACAGTTTTGGAAGAATTTAATGTACCAAAAGTAGGGACAGCTTATGCAGATCCTGAGCTTGATAAAATGTATGAAGCATATCAAAAGTCAAACTCTGCTTATTTTGTTGTAGAAAATGAAGATAGAATTGTAGGTGTTGCTGGAATTTCTCCTCTTGCAAATGGTAATCCCGAGGTTTGCGAATTGCAAAAAATGTATTTTCTTCCAGAAACCAGAGGTTTAGGGATTGGTACACAAATGATGGAGGTGTGTTTAACAAAGGCTAAAGAATTTGGTTTTAAACAATGTTATTTAGAAACCATGCCCTACATGGAAGCTGCTCAAAAATTATATAAAAAATCTGGATTCGAATATTTAGATGAACCTATGGGCTGTACAGGACATTCGGCTTGTCCAGTTTGGATGATTAAAAGTTTATAA
- the ribD gene encoding bifunctional diaminohydroxyphosphoribosylaminopyrimidine deaminase/5-amino-6-(5-phosphoribosylamino)uracil reductase RibD: MKIHQKYISRCIELAKNGLGTTYPNPLVGSVILYDGKIIGEGWHKKAGEAHAEVNAINSVKDKSLLSKSTIYVSLEPCSHFGKTPPCSDLIIHHKIPNVVIGTIDPFAKVSGNGVKKLIESGANVTVGVLEEECNELNKRFFTFHNKKRPYIILKWAETKDGFIAPKTKEDKKPVWITNKYSRQLVHKWRTEEQGILAGTQTIIDDNPSLTARDWKGNQPVRIVLDKKNRIPKESAIFDNSALTILITENEIDFSKNIANQICNYLYEKEIQSVIIEGGSQTLQTFIDARLWDEARVFKGLSFFSEGTKAPKISRKISESKKIISDELLIFTNYD, encoded by the coding sequence GTGAAGATACATCAAAAATACATATCGCGTTGTATTGAATTAGCTAAAAATGGACTGGGCACAACCTATCCAAATCCTTTAGTAGGAAGTGTAATTCTATATGACGGAAAAATAATTGGGGAAGGTTGGCACAAAAAAGCAGGAGAAGCCCATGCTGAAGTAAACGCCATCAATTCCGTTAAGGATAAATCATTGTTATCTAAATCTACGATTTATGTAAGTTTAGAACCATGTAGTCATTTTGGAAAAACACCACCTTGTTCCGATTTAATAATTCATCACAAAATACCAAATGTGGTGATTGGCACAATTGATCCCTTTGCAAAAGTATCAGGTAATGGAGTTAAAAAATTAATCGAATCTGGGGCCAATGTAACTGTTGGCGTTTTAGAAGAAGAATGCAATGAACTAAACAAACGTTTTTTCACATTTCACAACAAAAAACGCCCCTACATAATTTTAAAATGGGCAGAAACGAAAGATGGTTTTATAGCTCCTAAAACTAAAGAAGATAAAAAACCCGTTTGGATTACTAATAAATATTCTCGCCAATTAGTCCATAAATGGCGTACCGAAGAACAAGGAATTTTAGCAGGAACGCAAACCATAATTGACGACAATCCTAGCTTAACAGCTAGAGACTGGAAAGGCAACCAACCTGTAAGAATAGTTTTAGACAAAAAAAACAGAATTCCAAAAGAAAGTGCTATATTTGATAATTCGGCTCTTACCATTTTGATTACTGAGAATGAAATTGATTTTTCTAAAAATATTGCAAATCAAATTTGTAACTACTTGTATGAAAAAGAAATTCAGTCGGTAATCATTGAAGGAGGAAGCCAAACTTTACAAACTTTTATTGATGCTCGACTTTGGGACGAAGCAAGAGTTTTTAAGGGTCTTTCTTTTTTTTCTGAAGGAACCAAGGCTCCAAAAATTTCAAGAAAAATTAGCGAAAGCAAAAAAATAATAAGTGATGAACTTTTAATTTTTACGAATTATGATTAA
- a CDS encoding HAD family hydrolase, giving the protein MINTIIFDFGDVFMDLDKNASLEALKKLGLQSWNEEIDKINQLFEKGKISEVQFMIEMKKLMPNASIDDIRTAWNSVLIDFPLSRLEFLQKLSHKYRLFLLSNTDEIHIAKFEHRVGMTFAREFYQCFEKIYFSFEIGHRKPEPEAFNFIIKKHELAPKRTLFIDDKKTNTDIAASLGMHVWNLEVGKEDVTDLFSKKELPFS; this is encoded by the coding sequence ATGATTAATACTATTATTTTCGATTTTGGAGATGTGTTCATGGATTTAGACAAAAACGCATCATTAGAAGCGTTAAAAAAACTTGGATTACAATCTTGGAACGAAGAAATAGATAAGATTAATCAACTGTTTGAAAAAGGGAAAATCTCCGAAGTTCAATTCATGATTGAAATGAAAAAGCTCATGCCTAACGCTTCAATTGATGACATAAGAACTGCTTGGAATTCAGTTTTAATTGACTTCCCATTATCACGATTAGAGTTCCTTCAAAAATTATCGCATAAATACCGTTTATTTCTTTTAAGTAATACCGACGAGATTCATATTGCAAAATTTGAACATCGAGTAGGAATGACTTTTGCCCGTGAATTTTATCAATGCTTCGAAAAAATTTACTTTTCTTTTGAAATAGGACATCGAAAACCAGAGCCTGAGGCTTTTAATTTTATCATTAAAAAACACGAACTAGCTCCTAAACGCACTTTATTTATTGATGATAAAAAAACAAACACTGACATAGCTGCTTCATTAGGTATGCATGTTTGGAATTTAGAAGTAGGCAAGGAAGATGTAACCGATCTTTTTTCTAAAAAAGAACTTCCTTTTTCATAA
- a CDS encoding IMPACT family protein yields the protein MSTTDTYKTIEEASPEVLFKEKNSKFYGYAFPISSEEEAKTHIERLKKEHFSARHWCYAWQLGTTKIQYRANDDGEPNNSAGMPIYGQIQSFDVTNILIVVVRYFGGIKLGVGGLISAYREGAKLALESSNIIEKTIDIHFNITFDYKNMNKVMRVIKEKNLNIISQKMEENCQIEISTRKKNAEMIFDIFTNLFEVEIKEF from the coding sequence TTGAGTACTACCGATACATATAAAACAATAGAAGAAGCTTCACCCGAAGTACTGTTTAAAGAAAAAAACAGTAAGTTTTATGGTTATGCATTCCCTATTTCTTCAGAGGAAGAAGCGAAAACCCATATCGAACGTTTAAAAAAAGAACATTTCTCTGCACGTCATTGGTGCTATGCTTGGCAACTTGGCACAACAAAAATACAATACCGAGCTAACGATGACGGAGAACCCAACAATAGTGCCGGCATGCCCATTTATGGCCAAATACAATCTTTTGACGTTACAAACATATTAATTGTAGTTGTTCGTTATTTTGGCGGAATAAAACTTGGTGTTGGAGGTTTGATTTCGGCTTATCGAGAAGGCGCAAAACTAGCTTTGGAATCGTCTAACATAATTGAGAAGACAATAGACATTCATTTCAACATAACTTTCGATTACAAAAACATGAATAAAGTAATGAGGGTTATAAAAGAAAAGAATCTTAACATTATTTCTCAAAAAATGGAAGAGAATTGTCAAATAGAAATCAGCACACGTAAAAAAAATGCCGAAATGATTTTCGACATTTTTACTAATTTATTTGAAGTAGAAATTAAAGAATTTTAA
- a CDS encoding acyl-CoA thioesterase gives MKFYDLNVRVRYAETDQMGVVYHGNYVQYFEMGRVEWLRNLGVTYKSMEENGVMLPVVSLTMNYKRPARYDDELTVRTIFKSQQSVKIEFDYEIYNQSNELLTTGSSILVFVDVKTGRPILPPDYIKELLVKV, from the coding sequence ATGAAATTTTATGATTTAAATGTGCGAGTAAGATATGCAGAAACCGATCAGATGGGTGTTGTTTATCATGGTAATTATGTGCAGTATTTTGAAATGGGTAGGGTGGAATGGCTTAGAAATCTTGGAGTTACCTATAAATCAATGGAAGAAAATGGAGTTATGCTTCCTGTAGTTTCATTGACTATGAATTATAAAAGACCTGCACGATATGATGATGAGTTAACAGTGCGAACTATTTTTAAAAGTCAGCAATCGGTTAAAATAGAATTCGATTATGAAATCTATAATCAATCAAATGAGTTATTAACAACAGGTAGTTCAATTTTGGTTTTTGTAGATGTTAAAACGGGGCGTCCAATTTTACCTCCAGACTATATTAAAGAGTTATTAGTAAAAGTTTAA
- the dnaA gene encoding chromosomal replication initiator protein DnaA produces the protein MNKTAESVWENCLSFIKDNIQEQAYKTWFEPIKSVELTDNALYIQVPSKFFYEWLEEHYVKLLKVALQKELGKNAKLLYKIKMENTYGNKLPFTEQIPSNNRPAVKTQEIDVPVQQKNPELKNPFIIPGIRNIKIESQLNANYSFENFLEGDSNRLARSAGMAVANKPGGTSFNPLLIFGGVGLGKTHLAHAIGVEIKDKYPDKTVLYISAEIFTQQYIDSVKKNTRNDFIHFYQLIDVLIIDDVQFLSGKTGTQDVFFHIFNHLHQNGKQVILTSDKAPVDMQDIEQRLLSRFKWGLSAELHQPDYETRVSILKNILFRDGVEMPEEIIEYVARNIKSNVRELEGAIISLIAQSSFNKKEVTIDLAKQVVEKFVKNVKREISIDYIQKVVSDYFQLDVDTLQSQTRKRHVVQARQLAMFFAKKYTKASLANIGSQIGDRDHATVLHACKTVDNLVTTDKQFKKFVDDINKKLSL, from the coding sequence ATGAATAAAACTGCGGAATCAGTCTGGGAGAATTGTCTGTCTTTCATAAAAGATAATATTCAAGAGCAAGCATACAAAACTTGGTTTGAACCAATCAAGTCAGTAGAGCTTACAGACAACGCACTTTATATTCAAGTACCTAGTAAATTCTTCTATGAATGGCTAGAAGAACACTATGTTAAATTATTAAAAGTTGCATTACAAAAAGAGCTTGGAAAAAACGCTAAGTTACTCTATAAAATTAAAATGGAGAACACTTATGGAAACAAACTTCCATTCACAGAGCAAATACCAAGTAACAATAGACCTGCTGTAAAAACTCAGGAAATTGATGTTCCTGTTCAACAAAAAAATCCAGAATTAAAAAACCCTTTTATCATACCTGGAATTCGAAATATTAAAATCGAATCGCAATTAAATGCCAACTACAGTTTTGAAAATTTCCTTGAAGGAGACTCAAACCGTTTAGCAAGATCAGCGGGTATGGCTGTAGCAAATAAGCCAGGAGGAACTTCATTCAATCCACTACTAATTTTCGGCGGTGTTGGACTAGGAAAAACACATTTGGCACATGCCATTGGTGTTGAAATTAAAGACAAATACCCAGACAAAACCGTTTTATATATTTCTGCAGAAATTTTCACGCAACAATATATAGATTCAGTTAAAAAAAATACTCGAAATGATTTCATTCACTTTTATCAATTGATAGATGTGTTAATCATTGATGACGTTCAATTCCTTTCCGGAAAAACAGGAACTCAAGATGTATTCTTCCATATATTCAACCATTTACACCAAAATGGGAAACAGGTAATTTTAACATCAGACAAAGCTCCTGTTGACATGCAAGATATTGAACAACGTTTATTATCTCGTTTTAAATGGGGACTATCTGCTGAATTACACCAACCAGATTATGAAACAAGAGTATCAATCTTGAAAAACATCTTATTCCGTGATGGGGTTGAAATGCCTGAAGAAATCATCGAATATGTAGCTCGTAATATAAAAAGTAATGTTAGAGAACTTGAGGGTGCTATTATTTCCTTAATTGCTCAATCATCTTTTAATAAAAAAGAAGTTACAATTGACTTAGCGAAGCAAGTAGTTGAGAAGTTTGTTAAAAATGTGAAACGTGAAATATCTATTGACTACATTCAAAAAGTAGTTTCTGATTATTTCCAGTTAGATGTTGACACATTACAATCACAAACTAGAAAACGTCACGTGGTGCAAGCACGCCAGCTAGCTATGTTCTTTGCAAAAAAATACACTAAAGCGTCTTTAGCCAATATTGGTTCACAAATTGGAGATAGAGATCACGCCACTGTTTTACACGCTTGCAAAACGGTTGACAACTTAGTGACTACAGATAAGCAGTTCAAAAAATTTGTTGACGATATCAACAAGAAACTTTCTTTATAA
- a CDS encoding low molecular weight protein-tyrosine-phosphatase, producing the protein MPKKILMVCLGNICRSPLAEGILRSKLSKEYIVDSAGTGGWHSGEQPDKRSILTAKNRGIDITHQKARKFQKSDFDNFDYIYVMDNQNFKDVVSLAENENHKNKIQLILEEIFPGERVDVPDPYYGGQDGFEKVYDMLDEACEIIAVKLKNIN; encoded by the coding sequence ATGCCTAAAAAAATTCTTATGGTCTGTTTGGGGAATATTTGCCGTTCCCCACTGGCTGAAGGTATTTTACGTTCAAAGTTATCAAAAGAATATATTGTTGATTCTGCTGGAACTGGCGGATGGCATTCGGGCGAACAACCTGACAAACGCTCAATTCTTACAGCAAAAAACAGAGGCATTGACATTACTCATCAAAAAGCCAGAAAATTTCAAAAGTCTGATTTTGATAATTTTGACTATATTTATGTAATGGACAACCAGAATTTTAAAGATGTTGTTTCGCTTGCAGAAAACGAAAATCATAAAAACAAAATTCAACTCATTTTAGAAGAAATTTTTCCAGGTGAACGAGTAGATGTACCAGACCCATACTATGGAGGTCAAGATGGCTTTGAAAAAGTATACGATATGCTTGATGAAGCCTGCGAAATAATTGCAGTAAAATTAAAAAATATCAATTAA
- a CDS encoding TlpA disulfide reductase family protein, with translation MKLIFKTLFILFFINNSLGQTSKYNFTLDCFLKNDLEGYMFVEYEGKLDSCLIVNNNFSFEGLIDKDIVRAVFYLKDKPSNVFGVYLEKKQIKLELSVEDRLMNNGSKLSFFKLLSIHGTETAKIEDEYNEIWQKYLFDKTKDYRPNLYRKLDEIVVNHPKNPLGVDLLSSLTRQKDTDKNILKSIYVKIDKSIASESTIKFIEQDLYPENFIKIDDLVFDFELPDDKGKIFNTKDLKGKWYLLDFWASWCEPCRKQMPSLKKVYSLYKNRNFEILGISIDKNKSNWINALKKENVDWINVIENKEFLGEVVKKYHINSIPSNVLINNYGKVIAKNIDLDQLEVILKNIKVN, from the coding sequence ATGAAACTGATTTTTAAAACACTGTTTATCCTTTTTTTTATAAATAATTCATTAGGTCAAACTAGTAAGTATAATTTTACATTGGATTGTTTTTTGAAAAATGATTTAGAAGGTTATATGTTTGTTGAATATGAAGGAAAGCTTGATAGTTGTTTAATTGTAAATAATAACTTCTCATTTGAGGGGTTAATTGATAAAGATATTGTGAGGGCTGTTTTTTACTTAAAAGATAAGCCATCGAATGTTTTTGGGGTTTATTTGGAAAAAAAACAGATAAAATTAGAGTTGTCTGTAGAAGATAGATTAATGAATAACGGAAGTAAGCTTTCTTTTTTTAAATTACTATCAATACATGGAACTGAAACAGCAAAGATTGAAGATGAATACAATGAAATTTGGCAAAAATATTTATTTGATAAGACTAAAGATTATAGACCAAATTTGTATAGAAAACTAGATGAGATAGTTGTAAATCACCCAAAAAATCCTTTAGGTGTAGATTTATTGAGTAGTTTAACTAGGCAAAAAGATACAGATAAGAACATTTTAAAATCTATATATGTTAAAATTGATAAAAGTATAGCTTCAGAATCCACAATTAAGTTTATTGAACAAGATTTATATCCTGAAAACTTTATTAAGATTGATGATTTAGTTTTTGATTTTGAATTACCTGATGATAAAGGAAAGATATTTAATACAAAAGATCTTAAAGGGAAATGGTATTTGTTAGACTTTTGGGCTAGTTGGTGTGAGCCTTGTAGAAAACAAATGCCTAGTTTGAAAAAAGTTTATAGTTTATATAAAAATAGAAATTTTGAGATTTTAGGAATTTCAATAGATAAAAATAAAAGTAATTGGATTAACGCTTTAAAAAAAGAGAATGTTGATTGGATTAATGTTATAGAAAACAAAGAGTTTCTGGGTGAAGTTGTGAAAAAATATCATATTAATTCAATTCCTTCAAATGTTTTGATAAATAATTATGGGAAAGTTATTGCGAAAAATATTGATTTAGATCAATTAGAAGTGATTTTGAAAAACATTAAGGTTAATTGA
- a CDS encoding vitamin K epoxide reductase family protein yields the protein MIKVFSFLFHFLKKENIEIDETEFLFQMQSHPDFPSLLTISDTLSFFNIENTAIRIDFQEIELLPNNFIASLKEEDNRPRLCAVEKKDNFYLLLWDNEVLSVSKEELQKRWTDIVLIISDSKSERNQPLKKDFSFFLIYVLCFILLIQFKIDIVAKFFFIFPLLGVFLSIAALKDLFGVENNLINNLCNITSSSNCSEVVNSSKWKIFRYINFSDLSIVFFVSQMTAYFIFCFALSLADFFSIQFFLLTGSFPIIIISLFYQKFVEKKWCPICVMLISILSLEFFYLLRFEIFSLSVSFQSIFFYIALVSMIIFLWKIIKKQLIDVKELKEFRLKSNRFQRNYEIFKNTLVSKEKKLLPESPIVFGNKESKTQIAIITHPFCKFCEEAHEILEQILLKYHDHIQIQVIFKVDFENSDEKAKLFFKKLLGIYFSKGKQEFRKAIKYWYKFKSIEKWTSESLIVEDFDKMDDLLIKQNEWCSVNNVNYTPAIFVNGYEYPKLYERENLEFFINELIEDSSF from the coding sequence ATGATTAAAGTATTTAGTTTTCTTTTTCATTTTTTAAAAAAAGAAAATATTGAAATTGATGAGACTGAGTTCTTATTTCAAATGCAATCACATCCTGACTTTCCTTCTTTACTTACTATCTCAGATACTTTGAGTTTTTTTAATATAGAAAATACTGCTATTAGGATTGATTTTCAAGAAATTGAGTTATTGCCCAATAATTTTATTGCTAGTTTGAAAGAGGAAGATAATAGGCCGCGACTTTGTGCAGTTGAAAAGAAAGATAATTTTTATTTACTTTTATGGGATAATGAAGTTTTGAGCGTTTCTAAAGAAGAGTTGCAAAAAAGATGGACTGATATTGTTTTAATAATAAGTGATTCGAAGTCAGAAAGGAATCAACCTCTAAAAAAAGACTTTTCTTTTTTTTTAATCTATGTTTTATGTTTTATTTTATTAATTCAATTTAAAATAGATATAGTTGCTAAATTTTTCTTTATATTTCCATTGTTGGGTGTTTTTTTATCAATAGCCGCTTTAAAAGATTTGTTTGGGGTTGAAAATAATTTAATTAACAACCTGTGTAATATCACTTCATCTTCCAATTGTAGTGAGGTTGTAAATTCTAGCAAATGGAAAATTTTCAGGTATATAAATTTTAGTGATTTAAGCATTGTTTTTTTTGTTAGTCAAATGACAGCATATTTTATCTTTTGTTTTGCTTTAAGTTTAGCTGATTTTTTTTCAATTCAATTTTTTTTACTAACAGGATCTTTTCCTATTATTATTATTTCTTTATTTTATCAAAAATTTGTAGAAAAAAAATGGTGCCCAATATGTGTAATGCTAATTTCCATTCTTTCTTTAGAGTTTTTTTACCTTTTGAGATTTGAAATATTTAGCTTAAGTGTTTCTTTTCAATCAATTTTCTTTTACATAGCATTGGTTTCAATGATAATATTTCTCTGGAAAATAATAAAAAAACAATTGATTGATGTGAAAGAACTTAAAGAATTTCGTTTAAAATCAAATAGATTTCAGAGAAATTATGAAATTTTTAAAAATACATTGGTTTCAAAAGAGAAAAAACTATTACCAGAGAGTCCAATTGTGTTCGGAAATAAAGAGAGTAAAACTCAAATAGCAATCATTACTCATCCATTTTGTAAATTTTGTGAAGAAGCACATGAGATTTTGGAACAAATATTGTTAAAGTATCACGACCATATACAAATACAAGTTATATTTAAAGTAGATTTTGAAAATTCAGATGAAAAAGCAAAATTGTTTTTCAAAAAATTATTGGGTATATATTTTTCTAAAGGAAAACAAGAGTTTAGAAAAGCAATAAAATATTGGTATAAGTTTAAAAGTATTGAAAAATGGACTAGTGAAAGTTTGATTGTGGAAGATTTTGATAAAATGGACGATTTATTAATAAAACAGAATGAATGGTGTTCAGTTAACAATGTCAATTATACTCCTGCTATTTTTGTTAATGGATATGAATATCCTAAATTGTATGAAAGAGAAAATTTAGAGTTTTTTATAAATGAATTAATTGAAGATTCATCGTTTTAA
- a CDS encoding peptidoglycan-binding protein LysM, which produces MTKKQIFYLGLFASIITLSSGFRPFQAELFPWFHVFDKEIVYKVPTEIEVDQTYFDVPFTGKTFVGFQQRLAVRESQGKYHKVNTLGYLGKYQFGSETLESLDVNDEQHFLESRKLQEKAFMAYLARNKWELRKEIAKYTGRVVRGITITESGILAAAHLGGPGAVKKFLRSNGQRKFKDGYGTSITEYLKEFAGYDTSFIEANKGAKAREY; this is translated from the coding sequence ATGACAAAAAAACAGATATTTTATCTCGGATTATTTGCCTCAATCATCACCCTTAGTTCAGGTTTTAGACCTTTCCAAGCAGAATTATTTCCTTGGTTCCATGTTTTTGACAAAGAAATAGTTTACAAAGTACCTACTGAAATAGAAGTGGATCAAACGTATTTTGACGTTCCCTTTACGGGCAAAACTTTTGTTGGTTTTCAACAAAGATTAGCCGTTAGAGAATCTCAAGGGAAATACCATAAGGTTAATACACTTGGGTATTTAGGTAAGTATCAATTTGGTTCTGAAACACTTGAAAGTTTAGATGTAAATGATGAACAGCATTTTCTTGAAAGTAGAAAGCTTCAAGAAAAAGCTTTTATGGCTTATTTAGCACGAAATAAGTGGGAGTTGCGTAAGGAAATAGCAAAGTATACAGGAAGAGTTGTGAGAGGTATAACTATTACAGAATCTGGTATATTAGCAGCAGCACATTTAGGTGGTCCGGGAGCAGTAAAAAAATTCTTGAGAAGTAATGGTCAAAGAAAATTTAAAGACGGTTATGGTACTTCAATAACAGAATATTTAAAAGAATTTGCTGGTTATGATACCAGCTTCATAGAAGCTAATAAGGGAGCTAAGGCTAGAGAGTATTAG
- the mltG gene encoding endolytic transglycosylase MltG gives MNKKRIAIAALVAILAVAIYAYINIFSANTKFDKDEVYVYIPTGSKYEDVLQILEPYVSDISKFKFVAEKRSYDENVFPGRFLFKKGMGSFALVSSLRHNMPLNLAFNNQESLEKLVSRVSSQIEADSVSLMKSITDSVFMEKNGFNKETVLGMFIPNTYELKWNTSADKFRDKMADEFNRFWNDERRTKAKALGMTPAQVITLAAIVHKETVKTDERPRVAGVYLNRLKLEMPLQADPTVIYAVKRESGDFNQVIKRVKGDMLRIHSPYNTYVNIGLPPGPIAMPDITAIDAVLNAEKHDYVYFCASVDRQGYHDFASTYEAHMVNAKKYAEWVTKLGL, from the coding sequence TTGAATAAAAAAAGAATAGCAATAGCTGCACTTGTAGCAATTTTGGCAGTAGCCATTTATGCATATATCAATATATTTTCAGCTAATACAAAGTTTGATAAAGATGAGGTGTATGTTTATATACCAACAGGCTCAAAGTATGAAGATGTACTTCAAATTTTAGAACCTTATGTGTCAGATATTAGTAAGTTTAAATTTGTTGCTGAGAAACGGTCTTACGATGAAAATGTATTTCCAGGGCGTTTCTTATTCAAAAAAGGAATGGGAAGTTTTGCACTGGTATCGTCATTACGTCATAATATGCCGCTAAATTTAGCTTTTAACAACCAAGAAAGTCTTGAAAAATTAGTATCTCGTGTTTCTTCTCAAATTGAAGCTGATAGTGTTAGCTTAATGAAATCAATTACCGATTCTGTTTTTATGGAAAAGAATGGATTTAATAAAGAAACTGTACTTGGTATGTTTATACCAAATACTTACGAGCTAAAATGGAATACATCTGCAGATAAGTTTAGAGATAAAATGGCAGATGAGTTTAATCGTTTTTGGAATGATGAACGTAGGACTAAAGCCAAAGCGCTAGGAATGACTCCAGCTCAAGTTATTACTTTGGCTGCAATTGTTCATAAAGAAACTGTAAAAACAGATGAACGTCCAAGAGTCGCTGGGGTTTATTTAAACAGATTAAAGCTTGAAATGCCTTTACAAGCTGATCCTACAGTTATTTATGCTGTAAAAAGAGAAAGTGGTGACTTTAACCAAGTTATAAAAAGAGTAAAAGGGGATATGTTGAGAATTCACTCACCTTATAATACATATGTAAATATAGGATTGCCTCCAGGTCCAATTGCGATGCCTGATATTACAGCAATCGACGCTGTTCTTAATGCCGAAAAACATGATTATGTATATTTTTGTGCAAGTGTAGATAGACAAGGCTATCATGATTTTGCCAGCACTTATGAAGCTCATATGGTAAATGCAAAAAAATATGCAGAGTGGGTCACTAAACTTGGATTATAA